One Opitutales bacterium DNA window includes the following coding sequences:
- a CDS encoding response regulator: MTPPPNDPHRVGRILVVDDESLYAEMLYSILRQHHYPADMTDDPVRAKEMIQENDYSLLVTDYQMPNMTGVQLVDAIREIGFTLPVIIISGMMHTPELQRAVNMGITTVLQKPTGTQNFLSHV; this comes from the coding sequence ATGACACCCCCCCCGAACGACCCTCACCGCGTCGGACGCATCCTTGTTGTGGATGACGAGTCACTTTACGCGGAAATGCTTTACAGCATTTTACGCCAACATCACTACCCCGCTGACATGACGGACGATCCAGTCCGAGCGAAAGAGATGATTCAAGAAAATGATTACAGCCTGTTGGTAACGGACTATCAAATGCCGAATATGACCGGAGTTCAGTTAGTAGATGCCATCAGAGAAATCGGCTTCACACTACCGGTCATCATCATTTCTGGGATGATGCATACCCCTGAATTACAGCGCGCGGTCAATATGGGGATCACCACGGTTCTACAAAAACCAACAGGCACTCAAAACTTCCTCTCTCACGTAAA